A portion of the Chondrinema litorale genome contains these proteins:
- a CDS encoding transposase, which produces MRDQQLFQPQDYLTPKWYLFKSSKLGNVYDSIPWEQLSACLPKKNKGPGAPSWFSPQGMFGLMFLKAYLNLSDEKLIARFNTDWSLQLFCNKLLQDHQKIKDKAILSRIRTYMADHTDWQQLQEVLLQHWKTDMHNTHVLLMDATCYESYIRFPTDVKLLWESCQWVFEKQLYRYCKILGVKRPGSKYIDQKRMQMSYDRSRKKTYKAGRKRKKSLIYLLSKGLGQLQCLLNENPQIQLHLHERTYLKTIKKIIEQQQFLQQHPAKELKNRIVSLPKAYVRPIVRGKEAKRVEFGMKAHLLQVDGICFIDTMEFRAFNESTRLKLSSLKHRSIFGSLHQLGADRIYATNKNRKYLTEKKIFTCFPKKGPKVNNPAESQLRSLISSQRATVMEGSFGVHKTAYGLNKIKVKGEKREMIHVFFAVMMANAVKISKRKSEQAPLLQAA; this is translated from the coding sequence ATGAGAGATCAACAGCTTTTCCAACCACAAGATTACTTAACTCCAAAATGGTATTTATTTAAGAGTAGTAAATTGGGTAATGTTTATGATAGCATCCCTTGGGAACAACTTTCTGCATGTCTGCCTAAGAAAAATAAAGGCCCTGGTGCTCCTAGCTGGTTTTCGCCTCAGGGCATGTTTGGCTTAATGTTTCTAAAAGCCTATTTAAACCTGAGTGATGAAAAGCTCATAGCACGCTTTAATACCGATTGGAGCCTTCAGCTATTTTGCAATAAATTGCTACAGGATCATCAAAAGATTAAGGATAAGGCCATTTTAAGTCGAATCAGGACGTATATGGCGGACCATACTGATTGGCAACAACTTCAAGAGGTACTACTCCAACACTGGAAAACAGACATGCATAATACGCATGTGCTCTTAATGGATGCTACTTGTTATGAGAGTTATATTCGTTTTCCTACCGATGTTAAGCTGCTCTGGGAGAGCTGCCAATGGGTGTTTGAAAAGCAGCTTTACAGATACTGTAAAATATTAGGAGTAAAACGACCTGGCTCCAAATATATAGATCAAAAGCGCATGCAGATGTCTTATGATCGTAGTCGTAAAAAGACATATAAAGCTGGTCGCAAGCGTAAAAAGTCATTGATATATCTACTATCCAAAGGATTGGGGCAACTGCAATGCCTACTTAACGAAAATCCACAAATACAGCTTCACTTACATGAGAGAACATATCTAAAAACTATAAAGAAGATAATCGAGCAACAGCAATTCTTGCAGCAGCATCCAGCTAAAGAATTGAAAAACAGGATTGTATCACTTCCCAAGGCTTATGTTAGGCCGATAGTGCGAGGTAAAGAAGCTAAAAGGGTTGAGTTCGGAATGAAGGCACACCTGCTTCAGGTGGATGGTATCTGCTTTATCGATACCATGGAGTTCCGCGCTTTTAATGAAAGTACCAGACTGAAATTAAGTAGTTTAAAACATAGATCGATATTTGGCTCACTTCATCAACTAGGAGCAGATCGCATTTACGCCACCAACAAAAACAGGAAGTATTTAACAGAAAAGAAGATATTTACCTGCTTTCCAAAGAAAGGTCCTAAAGTAAACAACCCTGCTGAAAGCCAACTCAGAAGTCTCATCTCTAGCCAAAGAGCCACGGTGATGGAGGGAAGTTTTGGCGTGCATAAAACAGCTTATGGCCTCAATAAGATCAAGGTTAAAGGAGAAAAACGAGAAATGATACACGTTTTTTTCGCAGTTATGATGGCCAATGCCGTTAAGATCAGCAAAAGGAAATCAGAACAAGCCCCTCTACTTCAGGCCGCCTAA
- a CDS encoding homoserine dehydrogenase: MGKSVKIGLFGFGVVGQGLYKVLSQSTGINAEIKKIAVKNREKKRSLPAKHFTFDAEEILFDDEINLIVELIDNAEDAYKIITTALKNGKNVVTANKKLLAENFEELVNLQLETGKSILYEASVCAGIPIIRTIEEYYVSELLYSVEGIFNGSSNYILSKMQSESLEYSEALKQAQELGFAESNPKLDVEGFDAKFKLIILAAHSFGVYIHPEKIFNYGIAGISSFDIQFAKEKNWKIKLMSRVFKNSDNTISMYVIPEFVNQQSNLFLVDQEFNGVIVEAAFSDRQFYSGKGAGGYPTGSAVLSDIAANAYDYKYEYHKTHKELQYSYSNDIYLTTYVRFIKDLTISEYFEAVHQKFENPDNKYVIGKISITALSKLLTDHKEDIQFICNIGENII; this comes from the coding sequence ATGGGTAAGAGCGTAAAAATTGGCCTGTTTGGTTTTGGAGTAGTTGGACAAGGCCTTTACAAAGTATTAAGCCAGAGCACTGGAATTAATGCTGAAATAAAAAAAATTGCTGTTAAAAACAGGGAGAAAAAAAGATCTTTGCCAGCTAAGCATTTTACTTTTGATGCAGAGGAAATTTTATTCGATGATGAAATTAATTTAATTGTTGAGTTAATCGATAATGCAGAAGATGCATATAAAATCATTACGACTGCACTTAAAAATGGTAAAAATGTAGTTACTGCTAATAAGAAATTACTTGCAGAAAACTTTGAAGAATTAGTTAACCTTCAATTAGAAACTGGAAAATCAATTTTATACGAGGCATCTGTTTGTGCTGGTATTCCTATCATCAGAACCATTGAAGAATACTATGTAAGTGAGCTTCTTTATTCTGTTGAAGGTATTTTTAACGGCTCATCTAACTACATCCTATCTAAGATGCAGTCAGAATCCCTAGAATATAGTGAAGCTTTAAAACAGGCCCAAGAACTAGGTTTTGCAGAATCAAATCCAAAACTTGACGTAGAAGGTTTTGATGCAAAATTCAAATTAATAATATTAGCTGCACATAGCTTTGGTGTTTACATACATCCAGAGAAGATTTTTAACTACGGTATTGCAGGAATATCTTCTTTTGATATTCAATTTGCCAAAGAAAAAAACTGGAAGATAAAATTGATGTCAAGAGTTTTCAAAAACTCTGATAATACAATTAGTATGTATGTAATCCCAGAATTTGTAAATCAACAATCAAACTTATTCCTTGTTGACCAAGAATTTAATGGTGTAATTGTAGAAGCAGCTTTTTCTGACAGACAGTTTTATAGCGGGAAAGGTGCTGGAGGATATCCAACTGGTTCAGCTGTCTTATCTGATATTGCAGCCAATGCATATGACTATAAATACGAATACCATAAAACTCACAAGGAGTTACAATACAGCTATAGTAATGATATTTATCTTACTACATATGTTAGATTCATTAAAGATTTAACTATCTCTGAATACTTCGAAGCTGTTCATCAGAAATTTGAAAACCCTGATAACAAATATGTAATAGGTAAGATCAGTATTACTGCACTTTCAAAGTTGCTAACAGACCACAAAGAAGATATTCAATTCATTTGTAATATAGGAGAGAATATTATCTAA
- the metX gene encoding homoserine O-acetyltransferase MetX — translation MQEHTFHYNNEFQLESGEMLPSFSLRYCTFGKINKDRSNIVWVCHALTGNSNVSAWWGGLFGENCLFNPEEHYVICVNVIGSCYGSTGPLSINPNTGKPYFHTFPKITIRDIVATLEILRVHLKIEKIHTLTGGSLGGQQALEWAVTHPDLFDNMILMSSNAKHSPWGIAFNETQRMAISADPTWHNDHPDAGNEGMKAARAIAMLSYRNYETYEKTQFEETNDLQETYRASSYQRYQGEKLAKRFNAFSYWVLSDAMDTHNIARGRGSIMNALSQIKAYTQVIGITTDILFPIPEQRLIVRGIRNVTYEEINSTYGHDGFLVEMNQLDKSIRTFYKQKEKKQLIHG, via the coding sequence ATGCAGGAACATACTTTCCATTATAACAATGAGTTTCAACTTGAGTCAGGAGAAATGCTCCCTAGTTTCTCACTCAGATATTGTACTTTTGGAAAAATTAATAAAGACAGATCAAATATCGTTTGGGTTTGCCATGCTCTTACCGGGAATTCCAATGTGTCTGCATGGTGGGGAGGACTTTTTGGTGAAAACTGCCTTTTTAATCCTGAAGAACATTATGTAATTTGTGTGAATGTAATAGGTTCTTGTTATGGCTCTACTGGTCCATTATCTATTAATCCAAACACAGGTAAACCATATTTCCATACATTCCCTAAAATTACTATTCGTGATATTGTTGCTACTCTCGAAATATTAAGAGTACATTTAAAAATCGAAAAAATTCACACATTAACTGGTGGCTCTCTTGGAGGACAACAAGCATTAGAATGGGCAGTTACCCATCCAGATTTGTTTGATAATATGATTCTGATGTCATCTAATGCAAAACACTCTCCTTGGGGAATTGCATTTAATGAAACACAAAGAATGGCTATTAGCGCTGATCCTACATGGCACAATGATCATCCAGACGCAGGGAATGAAGGAATGAAAGCTGCCAGAGCTATTGCGATGTTATCGTATAGAAACTATGAAACATATGAAAAAACGCAATTCGAAGAGACTAACGATCTACAAGAAACTTATAGAGCTTCTTCATATCAGCGTTATCAGGGAGAAAAATTAGCAAAAAGATTTAATGCATTTTCATACTGGGTACTTTCTGATGCGATGGATACCCATAATATTGCCAGAGGTAGAGGTAGTATTATGAATGCACTGTCTCAAATAAAAGCATACACACAAGTAATTGGAATTACTACAGATATACTTTTTCCTATACCTGAACAAAGACTAATTGTGAGAGGAATAAGAAATGTTACATATGAAGAAATCAATTCAACATACGGACATGATGGCTTTTTAGTTGAAATGAATCAACTAGATAAAAGCATTAGAACATTTTATAAGCAGAAAGAAAAAAAGCAATTAATACATGGGTAA
- a CDS encoding O-acetylhomoserine aminocarboxypropyltransferase/cysteine synthase family protein: MSEKLKFETLQLHAGQEPDPTTGARAVPIYQTTSYNFKNSDHGANLFALKEFGNIYTRIMNPTNDVFEKRIAALEGGVAALATASGQSAQFLAINNIANAGDNIVSTSFLYGGTYNQFKVAFKRIGVDVRFADGDNPASFEKLIDEKTKALYLETIGNPEFNIPDFEAIAKLADANNIPLIVDNTFGAGGYLFRPIEHGASIVTASATKWIGGHGTSIGGVIVDSGKFNWGNGKFPQFTEPSEGYHGLNFWEVFGADGPFGNIAFIIRARVEGLRDFGPALSPFNSFLLLQGLETLSLRVQRHVDNALELAKWLSDSQYVEKVNYPGLENSPYYELAKKYLKNGFGGVLSFIIKGDREKAKTFVDNLELISHLANVGDAKTLIIHPASTTHQQLSDAEQLTSGVAPGLLRISAGLEHISDIKADIEQAFAKAFN; the protein is encoded by the coding sequence ATGTCAGAGAAACTGAAATTCGAAACTTTACAACTACATGCAGGACAAGAGCCAGACCCTACAACTGGAGCGAGAGCAGTACCTATTTACCAGACTACTTCTTATAACTTTAAAAACTCTGATCACGGAGCTAACCTGTTTGCTTTAAAAGAATTTGGAAACATCTATACAAGGATTATGAATCCTACAAATGATGTTTTTGAAAAAAGAATTGCGGCTTTAGAAGGTGGAGTAGCAGCATTGGCAACAGCTTCTGGTCAATCAGCTCAGTTTCTTGCAATTAACAACATTGCTAATGCAGGAGACAATATCGTATCTACCTCATTTTTATATGGTGGTACTTACAACCAGTTTAAAGTAGCTTTTAAAAGAATTGGTGTTGATGTTAGGTTTGCAGATGGTGATAACCCAGCAAGTTTTGAGAAGTTGATTGATGAGAAAACTAAAGCTTTGTATCTGGAAACAATTGGTAACCCAGAATTTAATATTCCAGATTTTGAAGCCATTGCTAAGCTAGCAGATGCTAATAATATTCCTTTGATAGTAGATAATACATTTGGTGCTGGTGGTTATTTATTCCGTCCTATTGAACATGGTGCATCTATTGTAACAGCTTCTGCTACAAAATGGATTGGTGGACATGGCACCTCTATTGGAGGTGTAATTGTAGATTCTGGTAAGTTTAACTGGGGTAACGGAAAATTCCCTCAATTTACTGAGCCATCTGAAGGATATCATGGATTAAATTTCTGGGAAGTATTTGGTGCAGATGGACCATTTGGCAACATTGCCTTTATTATTAGAGCAAGAGTAGAGGGTCTTCGTGATTTTGGTCCAGCATTAAGTCCATTTAATTCTTTCTTATTACTACAAGGTTTAGAAACTCTTTCTTTAAGAGTGCAAAGACATGTAGATAATGCATTAGAACTTGCAAAATGGCTTTCTGATAGCCAATATGTAGAAAAAGTAAATTACCCAGGGCTTGAGAATAGCCCTTATTATGAACTAGCTAAGAAATATCTCAAAAATGGTTTTGGAGGTGTATTATCTTTCATTATCAAAGGAGATAGAGAAAAAGCCAAAACATTTGTAGACAACCTTGAATTAATCAGCCACTTAGCAAACGTAGGAGATGCCAAAACACTTATAATTCATCCAGCGTCTACTACACATCAGCAACTTTCAGATGCAGAACAATTAACTTCTGGTGTTGCGCCCGGCTTATTAAGAATTTCAGCAGGACTTGAGCATATTAGCGATATCAAAGCTGATATTGAACAAGCTTTTGCAAAAGCGTTTAATTAA
- the dacB gene encoding D-alanyl-D-alanine carboxypeptidase/D-alanyl-D-alanine endopeptidase: protein MKLHTQIFLFINIILVTFSCKAPEEKQIAFAPEPVTESEILNEVAKLLTDPEMTGTSLSLYVENLDSAETVVAYMPDISLATASTMKALTTATALQVLGSEFKFETKITYSGTVDEQGTLHGDLYIIGGGDPTFGSDNMPSLMDFLANRILEKGIKKIEGKLIGDASIFESKLISDTWIWEDIGNYYGAGPSGLSIHENQYSIYFQTGINIDDPTKIVEIAPSVTNLHIENEVLTGKKGSGDNAYIYGAPYSYNRIVRGTLPPNQRRFMIKGAMPDPALFCVQYFRKTLEAKGILISSDIEVLRKTTAPAKPNIEEIYTYQSENLAEIIKRTNYKSVNLYADAMLKMIGYKLENKGTFKDGTQAVIDFWEEKGINMKGVYMEDGSGLSRFNAISSKTLTQVIKYTFSHDEGNFFYNSLPIAGKTGTLKSLSKGNISEGKIRAKSGYIKNVRAYTGIAETYSGKKLVFSLLINNHAKSYRDLSGDIENIFDLLVRL, encoded by the coding sequence ATGAAATTACATACACAGATTTTTTTATTTATCAACATTATCCTTGTTACTTTTTCTTGCAAAGCACCAGAAGAAAAACAAATAGCATTTGCACCAGAGCCTGTAACCGAAAGCGAAATTTTAAATGAGGTCGCCAAACTCCTAACAGATCCTGAGATGACTGGTACCTCACTAAGTTTATATGTAGAGAATTTAGACTCAGCAGAAACAGTAGTGGCTTATATGCCAGATATTTCTTTGGCTACCGCTTCTACAATGAAAGCCCTTACCACTGCTACTGCATTACAGGTGCTAGGTTCTGAATTTAAGTTCGAAACCAAAATAACTTATTCCGGAACTGTTGATGAACAAGGCACTTTACATGGCGATTTGTACATAATAGGCGGTGGCGACCCAACTTTTGGTAGTGATAACATGCCTTCTTTAATGGATTTCCTAGCAAATAGAATTTTAGAAAAAGGCATAAAAAAAATTGAAGGTAAATTAATTGGCGATGCTTCCATTTTTGAAAGTAAGCTAATTTCTGATACATGGATATGGGAAGATATTGGTAATTATTACGGTGCCGGCCCTTCAGGTTTATCTATTCATGAAAATCAATACAGTATTTATTTTCAAACAGGAATAAACATAGACGATCCGACAAAGATTGTTGAAATCGCACCTAGTGTTACCAATTTACATATAGAAAACGAAGTATTAACTGGTAAAAAAGGTAGTGGAGACAATGCTTATATTTATGGTGCTCCTTATAGCTATAATCGCATTGTAAGAGGTACACTCCCACCCAACCAAAGAAGGTTTATGATAAAAGGTGCTATGCCAGACCCAGCTTTATTTTGTGTTCAATATTTCAGAAAAACACTAGAAGCTAAGGGTATTTTAATATCTTCTGATATTGAAGTGCTTAGAAAAACCACTGCACCCGCTAAGCCAAATATCGAAGAAATATACACTTATCAATCAGAGAACCTTGCTGAAATTATCAAAAGAACTAATTATAAAAGTGTGAATCTCTATGCAGATGCCATGCTAAAAATGATTGGCTACAAACTGGAAAACAAAGGTACTTTTAAAGATGGTACACAAGCTGTAATTGATTTTTGGGAAGAAAAAGGAATCAATATGAAAGGTGTATATATGGAAGATGGCAGCGGACTTTCCAGATTTAATGCCATCTCATCTAAAACACTTACACAAGTTATTAAATATACTTTTTCTCATGATGAAGGCAACTTCTTTTATAACTCTCTGCCAATTGCAGGTAAAACAGGCACATTAAAAAGTCTCTCTAAAGGAAATATATCTGAAGGAAAGATAAGAGCTAAAAGTGGTTATATAAAAAATGTACGTGCCTATACGGGCATTGCAGAAACCTACTCAGGTAAAAAACTTGTATTTAGCTTATTGATAAACAATCATGCAAAATCATACAGAGATTTATCTGGAGATATAGAAAATATTTTTGATTTGCTTGTAAGACTTTGA
- the recJ gene encoding single-stranded-DNA-specific exonuclease RecJ: MYKRWIVKEIPDEEIVEKLCSEINVSKPLGAILAQRGIDSFEKAKAFFRPKLEDLHDPFLMKDMQIAVERLQKAIENEERILIYGDYDVDGTSAVSLMYSFLKKFYNHIDYYVPDRYQEGYGVSKRGIDYAASEGCSLIIALDCGIRAIDKVEYANSLGLDFIICDHHKPGETVPEATAILNPKQVDCSYPYKELTGCAIGFKLIQAYTIYQELNLEEAFNYMDYAAVSIACDIVPVTGENRIIAKFGLDQINNTPRPAYHALKQLAGLPQNLTVSNVVFGFGPRINAAGRISHANQAVKLLITQTLEEALESAKDVHQKNDTRKIYDEQITNEALAMMDCGGTSYGKTTVLFKDDWHKGIIGIVASRCIEKCYRPTIIITSSNGKATGSARSVKDFDIHEAIAACSKHLIQFGGHKYAAGITLEIDQVPAFAHQFEKVVSETILPDQLIPKIEIDAQLDLSQITWNFYKIIEQMSPFGPENLRPVFVSEVVCDKGKIRLLKEKHLKLTVRQKETSFCLDAIAFNFGEFYRELMSRDGAPFYICYTIEKNEYKGKVTLQLMIKDIKTRLEHPLEASPSN; this comes from the coding sequence ATGTATAAGCGATGGATTGTTAAAGAGATACCTGATGAAGAAATAGTAGAAAAACTCTGCTCTGAAATAAATGTAAGCAAACCTTTGGGAGCTATTTTAGCCCAAAGAGGTATTGATAGTTTTGAAAAAGCCAAAGCTTTTTTCAGGCCTAAACTGGAAGATTTGCACGATCCGTTCTTAATGAAAGATATGCAAATTGCAGTTGAAAGATTGCAAAAAGCAATTGAAAATGAAGAAAGAATTCTTATTTATGGCGACTACGATGTAGATGGAACTTCTGCAGTTTCGTTGATGTACTCCTTCCTTAAAAAGTTTTACAACCATATAGATTACTATGTGCCAGACAGATACCAAGAAGGTTATGGCGTTTCAAAAAGAGGGATTGATTATGCTGCAAGTGAAGGTTGCTCACTTATAATTGCCCTTGATTGTGGTATTAGAGCAATTGACAAAGTTGAATATGCAAATTCTTTAGGATTAGATTTTATTATTTGCGACCACCATAAACCCGGAGAAACTGTACCTGAGGCCACTGCTATTCTTAACCCCAAACAAGTAGATTGCTCTTATCCTTATAAAGAACTTACTGGTTGTGCTATTGGCTTTAAACTAATTCAAGCTTATACAATTTATCAAGAATTGAATTTAGAAGAAGCTTTTAATTACATGGATTATGCTGCTGTAAGTATTGCTTGCGACATTGTTCCTGTAACTGGTGAAAATCGTATTATCGCTAAGTTTGGTCTTGATCAAATTAATAATACTCCACGCCCAGCTTATCATGCGCTAAAACAATTGGCTGGTTTACCACAAAATCTCACTGTTAGCAATGTTGTTTTTGGCTTCGGACCAAGAATTAATGCCGCAGGAAGAATTTCTCATGCCAATCAAGCAGTTAAGTTACTTATTACACAAACATTAGAAGAAGCATTAGAAAGTGCTAAGGATGTTCATCAGAAAAATGATACTAGAAAAATTTATGATGAACAAATTACCAATGAAGCGCTCGCCATGATGGACTGTGGAGGTACGAGTTATGGTAAGACTACTGTATTATTTAAAGACGATTGGCACAAAGGTATTATCGGTATTGTCGCTTCAAGGTGTATAGAAAAGTGTTACCGACCTACAATCATTATCACATCTTCTAATGGTAAAGCGACTGGTTCTGCCAGATCTGTAAAAGATTTTGATATTCACGAAGCAATTGCTGCCTGTTCTAAGCATTTAATTCAGTTTGGTGGTCATAAATATGCAGCGGGAATTACATTGGAAATCGATCAAGTACCTGCATTTGCTCATCAATTTGAAAAAGTAGTAAGTGAAACTATTTTGCCTGATCAATTAATTCCAAAGATTGAAATAGATGCTCAACTTGATCTTAGCCAGATTACTTGGAATTTTTACAAGATTATAGAACAGATGTCTCCATTTGGCCCTGAAAACCTAAGGCCTGTTTTTGTTTCGGAAGTAGTTTGTGATAAAGGTAAAATAAGACTGTTAAAAGAAAAGCATTTAAAGCTTACAGTAAGGCAAAAGGAAACTAGTTTTTGTTTGGATGCAATTGCATTTAATTTTGGAGAGTTTTATAGAGAACTAATGTCCAGAGATGGAGCACCTTTCTACATTTGTTATACTATTGAGAAGAATGAATACAAAGGAAAGGTAACATTACAGTTAATGATTAAAGACATTAAAACTCGATTGGAACACCCATTAGAAGCGTCGCCATCAAACTAA